One genomic window of Blastocatellia bacterium includes the following:
- the maf gene encoding septum formation inhibitor Maf, translating to MKNNLVLASSSPRRREILGLFAPKLEIIPSQINEDILSDETPETYVLRLAKEKAEDIAKSCKDKFVVGADTTVVCEGNILAKPLDATDAKRMLKQLSGNWHSVLTGVAVINTIANKQAIDICQTQVKFNQLTEQEIDWYIATGEPFDKAGAYAIQGYGSIFIEEIAGNYLNVVGLPITLVRKLLKAVGGDLIEFNK from the coding sequence ATGAAAAATAATTTAGTCTTAGCTTCTTCTTCACCACGTCGCCGGGAAATTCTTGGTTTATTTGCTCCTAAGCTAGAAATTATTCCTAGCCAAATTAATGAAGATATTTTATCAGACGAAACACCAGAGACTTATGTTCTACGGCTTGCAAAAGAAAAAGCAGAAGACATTGCCAAAAGTTGTAAAGATAAATTTGTGGTTGGGGCAGACACAACAGTTGTTTGTGAAGGAAATATTTTAGCTAAGCCGTTAGACGCAACAGACGCTAAAAGGATGCTAAAACAACTCTCAGGCAATTGGCATAGTGTTTTAACTGGTGTAGCTGTTATTAATACTATTGCTAATAAACAAGCTATTGATATTTGCCAAACTCAAGTAAAGTTTAATCAATTAACCGAGCAAGAAATTGATTGGTATATTGCAACAGGTGAACCTTTTGACAAGGCTGGAGCTTATGCAATTCAAGGTTATGGCAGTATTTTTATTGAAGAAATAGCTGGTAATTACTTAAATGTTGTTGGGCTACCAATAACATTAGTTAGAAAATTACTTAAAGCTGTTGGTGGTGATTTAATTGAGTTTAATAAATAA
- a CDS encoding amidase: MDELALLDATAQAELVKKGEVKPIELVDAAIARIEKINPAINAVVTPMYELAREIAAGELPEGPFKGVPFLLKDLFPMYTGVKLSSGSRYLKDYIPDHDSELVARYKKAGLITIGKTNTPEFGLLPTTEPVLFGACRNPWDTSRTTGGSSGGSAAAVAAGIVPMAHANDGGGSIRIPAACCGLFGLKPTRGRNSLGPDVGETPGGLVVEHVVTRSVRDSAAVLDATSGPSLGDPYFAPLPSQPFLSEVGADPGKLRIAFTTKSLTGVEIHPDCIKAVEDAAKLCADLGHIVEEASPTDVLNTDLLNQAFFAVWSSVCTSLLNGWQRRTGKPLKEEYFEPLTWAMYKMGQAIPASDLILSLFHFQQVTRQVAQFMVNYDVYLTPTLGEPPVELGSFDPTPDNPLAGFFRAGQFVPYTPLNNITGQPAMSVPLYWNAQGLPIGVHFVGRYADEATLFRLASQLETAQPWANRRPPVFAI, encoded by the coding sequence ATGGATGAACTTGCATTATTGGACGCTACTGCACAAGCAGAGTTAGTAAAAAAAGGTGAAGTTAAGCCTATTGAACTAGTTGATGCTGCAATTGCTAGAATTGAGAAGATAAATCCTGCTATTAATGCAGTAGTTACTCCAATGTATGAACTAGCAAGAGAAATTGCCGCAGGCGAACTTCCAGAAGGGCCTTTTAAGGGAGTGCCATTTTTGTTAAAAGATTTATTTCCAATGTATACAGGGGTTAAGCTTTCTTCAGGCTCACGATACTTAAAAGATTATATACCAGATCATGATAGTGAATTAGTTGCTCGGTATAAAAAAGCAGGTTTAATAACTATTGGTAAAACTAACACTCCTGAGTTTGGGTTGTTGCCCACAACAGAACCAGTTTTATTTGGGGCTTGTCGTAATCCTTGGGACACATCACGAACTACAGGCGGTTCAAGTGGTGGTTCAGCAGCAGCAGTAGCGGCTGGAATTGTTCCAATGGCACATGCTAATGATGGTGGTGGCTCAATTCGTATTCCTGCGGCTTGTTGTGGTTTATTTGGATTAAAACCAACTAGAGGACGAAATTCCTTAGGCCCGGATGTAGGAGAAACCCCAGGCGGATTAGTTGTTGAGCATGTTGTTACTCGTTCAGTCCGAGATAGTGCAGCAGTCTTAGACGCTACATCAGGCCCAAGCCTAGGCGATCCTTATTTTGCTCCTTTACCTTCTCAACCATTTTTGTCTGAAGTTGGAGCAGATCCTGGAAAACTTCGTATTGCTTTTACTACCAAAAGCTTAACAGGTGTAGAAATCCACCCTGATTGCATTAAAGCTGTTGAAGATGCGGCTAAACTTTGCGCTGACCTTGGTCATATAGTAGAAGAAGCTTCCCCAACCGATGTCTTAAACACAGATTTACTTAATCAAGCTTTTTTTGCTGTTTGGTCATCTGTTTGTACTTCTTTACTTAATGGCTGGCAACGTCGCACTGGCAAACCCTTAAAAGAAGAATACTTTGAGCCGTTGACCTGGGCAATGTACAAAATGGGTCAAGCAATACCAGCTTCTGATTTAATTTTATCTCTATTTCACTTCCAACAAGTCACCCGTCAGGTTGCCCAATTTATGGTTAATTATGATGTTTACCTTACACCAACTCTTGGAGAACCACCTGTTGAACTAGGTTCTTTTGACCCAACCCCAGACAATCCTTTAGCTGGGTTTTTCCGTGCAGGTCAATTTGTTCCCTATACTCCATTAAATAATATTACTGGTCAACCAGCTATGTCGGTTCCTCTTTATTGGAATGCTCAAGGCTTGCCTATAGGAGTTCACTTTGTTGGTCGTTACGCGGATGAAGCTACTTTGTTTAGATTAGCTTCACAGTTAGAAACAGCCCAACCCTGGGCTAATCGTCGTCCACCTGTTTTTGCTATTTAA